The DNA segment CGAAACATCCCTTTTTTATTTAAGATCTCTCCGACTATGCAAAGAGAGTCTAATTTAAAATTTATTCATACAATTCCTTATGCGTATAAAAACCTGAACCTATCAGCACCTGATCAATATTATCTTTTGTAACCGCAATAGAATTCACCCTATGCGTAGGAATTTCACTTAAACCGTTAAAATCGGAGCTATTAACAAATCGATCCAGATTTTTTCCCTGAGCCATTTCAATAGCGATCTCAGCACCTTTTTCGGCAATGGTTTTCAATGGGTGAAAAACGGTAACACACTGATTACCCGCGATCACATTTTTACACCCGGCCAATTCAGCGTCTTGTCCGGTCACGGCCACCTTACCCAGTAGACCATTGGCTCTAAGCACATCAATCACCGATGCAGACATTCCATCATAACCAGCAATTACGGCATCAATATCTGAACCATATAAAGATATCACCTTGTCCATTTCAAAAGCAGCTGTACTTGCATCCCACTTCTCCACAAATGTTTCGTAAACTATCTCCACTTGCTTCTGATCTATTTTAGGTTTTAAATATTTTTTTACGGCCGCCTGTAACTCCTCACCATTCTTATCAAATTTATCTCCGCCCAAAATAACAAAATTACCCGAAGGTTTTTCTTTGAGCAGTGCATCCACCATTATTTTACCTATTTGATCATTATTACTGGCCACAAAGAAATCTACATCACTATTTTTTATCATCCTATTGTATGCCAGTACAGGTATATCTTCGGCATGCGCATTACGAACAATAACAGCTGCAGTATTAACATTGGCAGCAATAAGAACAAGTGCATCCACCTCTTGTTCAATCATCTCATTGGCTAGTTCTATCTGCAAAGACTCATCGTTAGATGCTGTTTTAACAATGACTTCCACACCTTGTTTTTGACAATAGTCTTTAAAAAAAGCACTTTCCTTATTAAATCGCACAGTTAAATCAGAAGGATATAAAAAGCCGATTGACATTGTTTTTTTCTCTTTACATCCCCCCAAAAGGACGATGACAGAAAGAAGCATGACACTAATAATATTTTTCATAATGATTATAATTAATTTTCAAGGCCATCAGAAACGCGCCACCTTCATCTTTTTCATTTTTGAGAAAGACTTACTTATGATTCGTTTCATCTCCAAAATTATTATTATTTTGACAAAAAAAACGGTTGTATTTGTTACAAAGCTAATAATTTTACTCAGTAAAAAAACACTATTTTAACAGCTCTCCTATTAACAAAAAAATGTTTTACTTTTTATGTTTTTTTAGTAACATTTATGCATATCATACGTTAAACAATACACCCTACCCGATGCATAGCGAAAATAAATCAAGCTTACTTCTTAATTGTTATTTCATGAAATGGAGAGATCTTAAAATTAGAAACAAAGTTGGAACTGGATTTGGTATTATCATCTTAATGACGATTGTTTCCAGCACAATATTACTTATAAACCTGCTAAAGGTGGACAAGGAGATTAAATCATTGTCCAACCAATACATTCCTTCGGTGAACGAATCATCAAAAATGGATCACTATTGGGAGCGGGCCAACGGAAATATGAATGCCTTTGATTTATCGGGCAATTCTCACTACAATAGTATGGCTGATCAACAACTGGAAAGCTATATGCAGGCCTTGGAAAAACTGATTTTAATGTCTGACACCACCAACAACAAACTCGCGTCCAGAGGCATTAATTTAGTCACACTTCAAGAATTTGCCAACTCCTTTAAAAAGATTAAAAAAGAATTTGTACAAAAAGAAACAGAACAGGGGGAACAAATCAATAAGTTAAATGGTCTTTTTGCAAGCTTGAACGAACTTACTAAAAAGTCAAGCGGCTCTTTTGCCACACAAAAAGCACTTGCTGCTGCCAACCAACTTCAGGTAAATTTGCTACAATGCATACATTCCAAAAATGTTCTTCTATTATCCGACGTACAAAATAGCCTTGATCAGCTCGCACAAATACGAGGAGTAAGACGAGAGATAAAAGAAATTATTGACCAGATCCAAACTTCAGCCACAGACTTCATCCCCCACTACAGTTTAACCAGAAGGCTTGAACTTAAAAAATACCAGATGGCCCAACAATTGATGTGGGAAGTTAGAAAATCATCAGAGCTAGGACTCGACTATTTATTGGAGATGGGTGAAGACAGTGCACATATTGTTACTCAGGAAAAGCAAATCCTCATTATCTCCATCATCCTGATTCTTGTTTTTGGAATAAGTCTCAGCTACCTATTGGCCTCATCCATCAGCAAACCACTTGTTAAAGGTATCGCCATGGCTGAACAAGCGGCCAAAGGCGATTTAAATGTTTCTTTTGCGGCCAACAGCAAAGATGAAGTTGGACGCCTATCTACAGCCTTGAACATCATGGTAGGCAATATAAAAAATGTAGTGAACGAAATAAGCGCTGGCGCCAATAAGATGGTATATGCCAGCGAAAGGCTTAGTAAAGAATCGATGGAACTAAGTGAAGGAGCCAGTGAGCAAGCATCGGCAGCAGAAGAAGTTTCATCCTCTATGGAAGAAATGTACGCGAACATCCAGCAAAACACCGAAAATTCTAAAGAAACAGAACGAATTGCTGTGCAGGCAGTGGAAGGGATGAAAATCAGCAACACCAGTTCTGAAGAAGCCAAACAACATTTAGATACCATTACCGAAAAAAT comes from the Saccharicrinis fermentans DSM 9555 = JCM 21142 genome and includes:
- a CDS encoding methyl-accepting chemotaxis protein, whose protein sequence is MKWRDLKIRNKVGTGFGIIILMTIVSSTILLINLLKVDKEIKSLSNQYIPSVNESSKMDHYWERANGNMNAFDLSGNSHYNSMADQQLESYMQALEKLILMSDTTNNKLASRGINLVTLQEFANSFKKIKKEFVQKETEQGEQINKLNGLFASLNELTKKSSGSFATQKALAAANQLQVNLLQCIHSKNVLLLSDVQNSLDQLAQIRGVRREIKEIIDQIQTSATDFIPHYSLTRRLELKKYQMAQQLMWEVRKSSELGLDYLLEMGEDSAHIVTQEKQILIISIILILVFGISLSYLLASSISKPLVKGIAMAEQAAKGDLNVSFAANSKDEVGRLSTALNIMVGNIKNVVNEISAGANKMVYASERLSKESMELSEGASEQASAAEEVSSSMEEMYANIQQNTENSKETERIAVQAVEGMKISNTSSEEAKQHLDTITEKISIIGDIAFQTNILALNAAVEAARAGQEGRGFAVVAAEVRKLAERSQQAANEINASSQNTINSSKEANDNLKQITPEIEKTAMLVQEITSASLEQVSGVEQINNAVQQLNQVTQRNASNSDEISSAAHELEELSMMLKKSISVFNVDDQNTVNTNQNAQPKTTNKQNHINKKQKTSGGISANKPIIDLGKDIDGDDYEKF
- a CDS encoding D-xylose ABC transporter substrate-binding protein, whose translation is MKNIISVMLLSVIVLLGGCKEKKTMSIGFLYPSDLTVRFNKESAFFKDYCQKQGVEVIVKTASNDESLQIELANEMIEQEVDALVLIAANVNTAAVIVRNAHAEDIPVLAYNRMIKNSDVDFFVASNNDQIGKIMVDALLKEKPSGNFVILGGDKFDKNGEELQAAVKKYLKPKIDQKQVEIVYETFVEKWDASTAAFEMDKVISLYGSDIDAVIAGYDGMSASVIDVLRANGLLGKVAVTGQDAELAGCKNVIAGNQCVTVFHPLKTIAEKGAEIAIEMAQGKNLDRFVNSSDFNGLSEIPTHRVNSIAVTKDNIDQVLIGSGFYTHKELYE